The Spiroplasma clarkii genome has a window encoding:
- the dhaK gene encoding dihydroxyacetone kinase subunit DhaK has product MKQIINDKVDLIQEMTQGIEFASNFKLKKVNQSNILITAKPNPTKVSLISGGGSGHEPSHAGFVGDGMLDGAVCGEVFSSPTPFDVFEAIKSVNNTQGVLLIVKNYSGDIMNFTMACDMANEAGIKTDYIVVDDDIAVKDSLYTQGRRGIAGTVLVHKVLGYLAKQGSSLAELKEFGTKLIKHIKTIGIGLHACTLPTTGKASFEVKDDEIEFGCGIHGEPGVKVEKHVSAKEYAQKMLASLDAELKFDTKKEYILLINGFGRTTLLEQYIFTNAVVSQLSAKKIKIVQVKVGNYMTSLDMSGLSLTVLEVFDKQIMTAITSSVDILGNLF; this is encoded by the coding sequence ATGAAACAAATTATTAATGATAAAGTTGATTTAATTCAAGAGATGACTCAGGGAATTGAATTTGCAAGTAATTTTAAATTAAAAAAAGTTAATCAAAGCAACATTTTGATCACAGCAAAACCAAACCCAACTAAAGTTAGTTTGATTTCTGGAGGGGGTAGTGGGCATGAGCCCTCACATGCTGGATTTGTTGGAGATGGAATGCTTGATGGTGCAGTTTGTGGAGAAGTCTTTTCTTCTCCAACACCATTTGATGTTTTTGAAGCAATAAAAAGTGTCAACAATACCCAAGGTGTTCTACTAATTGTTAAAAACTATTCAGGAGACATTATGAACTTTACTATGGCTTGTGATATGGCCAATGAAGCTGGAATAAAAACTGATTATATTGTGGTTGATGATGATATTGCTGTTAAAGATAGTTTATATACTCAAGGTCGTCGTGGAATTGCTGGAACAGTTTTAGTACATAAAGTTTTAGGTTACTTAGCAAAACAAGGTTCATCACTAGCAGAATTAAAAGAATTTGGAACTAAATTAATTAAACATATCAAAACTATTGGAATTGGTTTACATGCTTGTACTTTACCAACCACAGGTAAAGCCAGTTTCGAAGTAAAAGATGATGAAATTGAATTTGGTTGTGGAATTCATGGAGAACCTGGTGTTAAAGTAGAAAAACATGTTAGTGCAAAAGAATATGCTCAAAAAATGTTGGCAAGTTTAGATGCTGAACTGAAATTTGATACAAAAAAAGAATACATCTTATTAATAAATGGTTTTGGTCGAACAACTTTATTAGAACAATACATTTTTACAAATGCTGTGGTCTCACAATTAAGTGCAAAAAAAATTAAAATAGTTCAAGTAAAAGTTGGTAACTACATGACTTCATTAGACATGAGTGGTTTATCTCTAACTGTTTTAGAAGTATTTGACAAACAAATTATGACAGCCATTACAAGTTCAGTAGATATTTTAGGAAACTTATTTTAA
- a CDS encoding PTS transporter subunit IIC, with amino-acid sequence MSVFITIFTTLGAAVFLPIIFFIVGLCLRLKVKDAIISGMTLGIGFVGMGMLINFMFGYMQQTMTQFNDLTGMGLKGIDLGWSPLAAISWGFVWGLLFLPIQIFINILMISLKKTKTLNLDLWNIWNKIFLAIIVISLLTAMGAEKYVAIPVAMVIGSIQIPFELMLGDAVQKTVFKVTKIPGITVPHCMGFFGAICWPIEFLLRKSKVLNKDFNAAALRKKIGIFADNGFIGLLIGFVIGLIAYWPVPGQPVQIYMALLIAIQTATALVLFPMVARLFMQALAPISTAVDGLMKKKFKGKELYIGLDWPVVAGSQELWSAMVIWVPFTLAYSVGIGYAISDFDTRLAPMLPLASIINTSLGPAILLVTRGNLIRMIILGLIVQPIFLLGGAWAGPVITDYINQNPEVLNQFDEKVREYFRSGTTISSAGVEAVWYRFSLAYIALVVMPNAADPIFGMKYSYLMGFALWFTWLGLFIWYYKSLIKDGYKIALEEKLMTQDQVELEILKTRMKWNYLRKIFKKELVTIEGFSSLRKYEKAIDAAKLAAATTASQEGE; translated from the coding sequence GGGAATTGGATTTGTTGGTATGGGAATGTTGATTAACTTTATGTTTGGTTATATGCAACAAACCATGACTCAATTTAATGATTTAACAGGAATGGGTTTAAAAGGAATTGATTTAGGTTGATCTCCTTTGGCTGCAATTTCTTGAGGATTTGTTTGAGGTTTATTGTTTTTACCAATTCAAATTTTCATTAATATTTTAATGATTTCTTTGAAAAAAACTAAAACTTTAAACTTAGACCTTTGAAATATTTGAAACAAAATCTTCTTAGCAATTATTGTTATTTCACTATTAACTGCCATGGGTGCTGAAAAATATGTAGCCATTCCTGTAGCAATGGTGATTGGAAGTATTCAAATTCCTTTTGAATTAATGTTAGGGGATGCGGTTCAAAAAACAGTCTTTAAAGTTACAAAAATTCCTGGAATTACTGTACCTCACTGTATGGGGTTCTTTGGAGCAATTTGTTGACCTATTGAATTTTTACTAAGAAAATCAAAAGTTCTAAACAAAGATTTTAATGCAGCAGCATTAAGAAAAAAAATTGGAATTTTTGCAGATAATGGATTTATTGGTTTACTGATTGGTTTTGTGATAGGTTTAATTGCTTATTGACCAGTTCCAGGTCAACCAGTCCAAATTTACATGGCATTATTAATTGCCATTCAAACTGCAACTGCCTTGGTTCTTTTCCCAATGGTTGCTCGATTATTTATGCAAGCCTTAGCTCCAATTTCAACTGCAGTTGATGGTTTGATGAAAAAGAAATTTAAAGGTAAAGAACTTTATATTGGACTTGATTGACCAGTAGTGGCTGGTAGTCAAGAATTATGAAGTGCTATGGTAATTTGAGTACCATTTACTTTAGCTTATTCTGTGGGAATTGGGTATGCTATTAGTGATTTTGATACTAGACTAGCACCAATGTTGCCTTTGGCAAGTATTATCAACACTTCATTAGGCCCAGCAATCTTACTAGTAACTCGTGGGAATTTAATTCGCATGATTATTTTAGGGTTAATTGTTCAACCAATTTTCTTACTTGGAGGAGCTTGAGCTGGTCCTGTAATTACAGATTACATTAATCAAAATCCTGAAGTTTTAAACCAATTTGATGAAAAGGTTCGTGAATACTTTAGAAGTGGAACCACAATCAGTTCTGCTGGGGTTGAAGCTGTTTGATACAGATTTTCACTAGCTTACATTGCATTAGTAGTAATGCCTAATGCAGCTGATCCAATTTTTGGTATGAAATACTCATACTTAATGGGATTTGCTTTATGATTTACTTGATTAGGATTATTTATTTGGTACTATAAATCTCTGATTAAAGATGGTTATAAAATAGCCCTTGAAGAAAAATTAATGACTCAAGATCAAGTTGAGTTAGAAATACTTAAAACTAGAATGAAATGAAACTATTTAAGAAAAATATTTAAAAAAGAACTTGTCACAATTGAAGGTTTTAGTTCATTAAGAAAATATGAAAAAGCAATTGATGCAGCAAAACTTGCAGCAGCTACTACTGCAAGTCAGGAGGGTGAATAA